From a single Bacillus gobiensis genomic region:
- a CDS encoding VOC family protein: MEKVTPFLMFEGNAEEAMNYYTSLIEESEITRITRYGPNEAGDEGSVMQAVFSLKGQEFMCIDSNVKHEFTFTPSFSVFLTCDSEEEITRLYESLSDGGGALMPLGDYFFSKKFGWIVDRFGVSWQLNFPS; the protein is encoded by the coding sequence ATGGAAAAGGTGACACCATTCTTAATGTTCGAAGGAAATGCGGAAGAAGCCATGAATTATTATACTTCTTTGATTGAAGAATCAGAAATTACCAGAATCACTCGTTATGGACCAAATGAAGCAGGAGATGAGGGCAGTGTGATGCAGGCTGTCTTTTCATTAAAAGGACAGGAATTTATGTGCATTGACAGTAACGTAAAGCATGAGTTCACGTTTACCCCTTCCTTTTCAGTGTTTCTTACATGTGATTCTGAAGAGGAAATTACCCGGCTTTATGAGAGCCTCTCAGATGGCGGGGGCGCCCTAATGCCATTAGGTGATTATTTCTTTAGTAAGAAGTTCGGTTGGATTGTCGATAGGTTTGGAGTTTCATGGCAGCTCAATTTTCCAAGCTAA
- a CDS encoding VOC family protein — translation MGIQMKSIFVNLPVKDLEKTKEFFSKIGFEFNEKFTDENAASMVIGENIFAMLLVEEFFKTFTKKELSDAAKSTEVIVGLAVDSRDKVDEIVNKALDAGGKPSNDPMDHGFMYGWSFEDIDGHLWEVFYMDESAV, via the coding sequence ATGGGAATACAAATGAAAAGTATCTTTGTTAATTTACCGGTGAAAGATTTGGAAAAAACGAAAGAATTTTTTTCGAAAATTGGTTTTGAATTTAACGAAAAATTTACTGATGAAAATGCAGCGAGCATGGTGATTGGTGAAAATATCTTTGCCATGCTGTTGGTGGAAGAGTTTTTTAAAACGTTTACGAAAAAAGAACTTTCTGATGCAGCAAAAAGTACAGAAGTTATCGTTGGGTTAGCAGTTGATAGCAGGGATAAGGTTGATGAGATTGTAAATAAAGCGCTGGATGCAGGCGGAAAGCCTTCAAATGATCCGATGGACCATGGCTTTATGTACGGATGGAGTTTTGAGGACATAGACGGCCATCTTTGGGAAGTCTTTTACATGGATGAAAGTGCAGTCTGA
- a CDS encoding DUF1801 domain-containing protein, whose translation MYELKTKENDSSVIEFIENVDSPKKREDAYKLLDIFTETTGCQAKMWGPSIIGFGSYHYKYESGHEGDAPLVGFSPRKAKISLYFATGDTKREELLKDFGKHTTGKACVYINKVADIDVDVLKALIHQSVAFLRETYPNQ comes from the coding sequence ATGTACGAACTAAAAACAAAAGAAAATGACAGCAGTGTCATTGAGTTTATTGAAAATGTCGATAGCCCTAAAAAACGTGAAGATGCATATAAATTATTAGATATTTTCACAGAAACGACTGGCTGTCAAGCGAAGATGTGGGGGCCGAGCATTATCGGTTTTGGTTCCTATCATTATAAATATGAATCCGGTCACGAAGGCGATGCGCCGCTTGTTGGCTTTTCACCTCGAAAAGCAAAAATCAGCTTGTATTTTGCGACTGGTGATACAAAACGAGAGGAATTGTTAAAGGACTTTGGAAAACATACAACAGGAAAAGCGTGTGTATACATTAATAAGGTGGCAGATATTGATGTTGACGTGTTAAAAGCGTTAATTCATCAATCTGTTGCGTTTTTAAGAGAAACGTATCCAAACCAGTAG
- a CDS encoding NAD(P)H-dependent oxidoreductase has protein sequence MNHLVVYAHPHPESFNHAILETAVKALEDKGHQVFVRDLYALDFQPVLKPQDTAAMKSGNIPDDIKTEQEFITKADVITFIYPIWWSGLPAILKGYVDRVFAYGFAYAYGEGEIIQLLKGKKGLIINTHGTPKEIYDEMGMTASLTITSDVGIFDFTGIEPLDHLLFGNVSEYLEEAALKDILKQVEEKINSLF, from the coding sequence ATGAACCATCTTGTTGTCTATGCACACCCACATCCTGAAAGTTTTAATCATGCAATATTGGAAACAGCTGTTAAAGCTTTAGAAGACAAAGGTCATCAGGTGTTTGTAAGAGATTTGTATGCATTGGATTTTCAGCCTGTTCTGAAGCCCCAAGATACGGCTGCGATGAAATCAGGCAATATTCCTGACGATATTAAAACCGAACAAGAGTTCATTACAAAAGCAGATGTTATCACATTTATCTATCCAATTTGGTGGTCGGGTCTTCCTGCCATTCTCAAAGGTTATGTAGACCGGGTATTCGCCTATGGCTTTGCTTATGCTTATGGGGAAGGAGAAATTATTCAGTTACTTAAAGGGAAAAAAGGTTTGATCATTAATACTCACGGTACTCCTAAAGAGATTTACGACGAAATGGGAATGACCGCCAGTTTAACCATTACTTCAGATGTTGGCATATTTGATTTTACAGGGATTGAACCTTTGGATCATTTACTGTTTGGCAATGTCTCTGAATACCTTGAAGAAGCAGCGCTGAAGGATATCCTCAAGCAGGTTGAAGAGAAAATCAATTCTCTTTTTTAG
- the sigZ gene encoding RNA polymerase sigma factor SigZ — MDIQVLWNEYHLPVRRFISKRTYNHSDVEDIVQNVFMKIHGHISELKDENKVQSWIYQIARNSIVDYYRKEKRTEELPFHIETNDEYEEENFEKGVISCFKSTIQRLPDKYRDALELTELKGMSQKQLSSRLAISYSGAKSRVQRGREMLKERLMECCHIESDRYGNIIDFYRKNPN; from the coding sequence ATGGATATCCAAGTTCTCTGGAATGAATATCATCTACCCGTCAGACGATTTATCTCAAAAAGAACATATAATCATTCTGATGTGGAAGATATCGTCCAAAATGTGTTTATGAAGATACACGGCCATATTTCCGAGTTAAAGGATGAAAATAAAGTACAATCATGGATTTATCAAATTGCCCGCAATAGTATCGTGGATTACTACCGGAAAGAAAAACGGACAGAGGAACTGCCGTTTCATATTGAAACAAATGATGAATATGAGGAAGAGAATTTTGAAAAAGGAGTGATTTCATGCTTCAAGTCAACGATTCAACGATTACCGGATAAATATAGAGATGCACTCGAACTCACCGAGCTAAAGGGCATGTCCCAAAAACAACTAAGCAGCCGGCTCGCCATCTCCTATTCAGGAGCCAAATCAAGAGTGCAGCGCGGACGGGAAATGCTAAAGGAGAGGCTGATGGAGTGCTGCCATATCGAGTCGGATCGATACGGAAATATCATCGACTTCTATAGAAAGAATCCGAATTAG
- a CDS encoding GntR family transcriptional regulator: protein MKPLYIKVKEALDKDIRTGKIMVGDRLPSELELAKQSKVSRETVRSAIRLLEEEGKVHVKHGVGTFVVNPIPHAPSSLEKLMSVTSMIKYAGLEDGEKRENIKVERTNEEWASLLQLNHEEEVIVHERIRTADQEPVVFSKNILPKKLVGESLIAKGSIGSLFQYLKEECKIDIYKAAAEIVVPLHTDRNCQKLLIYPDTTVLLLKQIHYDRNNQPVLYSYDYFRNDIFKFSVERTKIDF, encoded by the coding sequence ATGAAACCATTGTATATAAAAGTGAAAGAAGCACTTGATAAAGATATAAGAACCGGAAAGATTATGGTGGGAGACCGGCTGCCTTCAGAGCTGGAGCTGGCGAAACAGTCTAAAGTCAGCAGAGAAACTGTTCGTTCTGCAATTCGATTACTGGAGGAAGAGGGAAAAGTCCATGTTAAACACGGAGTCGGGACCTTTGTTGTCAATCCTATACCTCATGCGCCAAGCAGTTTAGAAAAATTAATGAGTGTAACCTCCATGATTAAATATGCCGGTCTTGAGGACGGAGAAAAACGGGAAAATATTAAAGTAGAAAGAACGAATGAAGAATGGGCTTCACTTCTACAGCTCAATCACGAGGAGGAAGTGATTGTCCATGAAAGAATTCGAACAGCTGATCAGGAGCCGGTCGTATTCTCGAAAAATATCCTGCCGAAAAAACTTGTCGGAGAATCACTTATAGCAAAAGGTTCAATAGGGTCTTTGTTTCAGTATTTAAAAGAAGAATGCAAAATTGATATTTATAAAGCGGCAGCGGAAATCGTTGTTCCTTTACATACTGATCGAAATTGCCAAAAGCTTTTGATATACCCTGATACGACAGTTTTGCTATTAAAACAGATTCATTATGATCGGAATAATCAGCCAGTATTATATTCGTATGATTACTTTAGAAATGATATTTTTAAATTCTCTGTGGAAAGAACGAAAATTGATTTTTAA
- a CDS encoding ABC transporter permease, producing the protein MWYFRTLRKRRIIEFIGLSIFLLFFFGPLLNLVLLAFSGKWEHPDKWPSTWSLEWWSYVLQDESILRAMGLSFLIASLVTLISLIICLPAAYAFARISFPLRRFFLFSFLLTNAFPKMGLYVAIAVLFYQFNLMNTFTGIILIHLINTLMFMTWIPSAAFENVHRSQEESARDAGASPLRVFWHITLPMAKPGIIVASVFTFLNSLDEAEGTFLVGIPDFQTMPVIMYTIIADYPSTAGAVFSVILTLPTIILLMAARKFVGADSFADGLRMK; encoded by the coding sequence TTGTGGTACTTTAGGACACTGAGAAAAAGAAGAATAATAGAATTTATTGGTCTTTCAATATTTTTGCTATTCTTTTTCGGTCCATTATTAAATTTGGTTTTATTAGCTTTTTCTGGAAAGTGGGAGCATCCTGATAAATGGCCTTCTACATGGTCTTTGGAATGGTGGTCGTATGTTCTACAGGATGAATCGATCCTTCGAGCTATGGGGCTGTCATTTTTAATTGCTTCTCTAGTCACCTTGATTTCTTTAATCATTTGTTTACCGGCTGCCTATGCGTTTGCCAGAATTAGCTTTCCGTTACGACGATTTTTTCTGTTCTCATTTTTATTAACAAATGCTTTTCCGAAAATGGGGTTGTACGTTGCAATTGCCGTTCTGTTTTACCAGTTTAATCTGATGAACACCTTTACTGGTATTATTCTAATCCATCTGATTAACACCCTGATGTTTATGACGTGGATTCCATCGGCTGCCTTTGAAAATGTCCATCGTTCTCAAGAAGAATCAGCGCGAGATGCCGGAGCTTCGCCTCTGAGGGTTTTTTGGCACATCACTCTGCCGATGGCAAAGCCGGGAATCATTGTAGCTTCAGTCTTTACCTTCCTAAACTCATTAGATGAAGCGGAGGGAACCTTTTTAGTCGGAATCCCGGATTTTCAGACGATGCCCGTCATCATGTACACGATCATTGCTGATTATCCGAGTACAGCAGGTGCGGTATTTTCCGTCATTCTGACATTGCCGACGATTATATTATTGATGGCTGCCAGAAAATTTGTCGGTGCGGATTCCTTTGCCGATGGATTGCGAATGAAATAA
- a CDS encoding ABC transporter ATP-binding protein yields MPVQLSIQNLTKIYETGEGVKDISIDVEKGQLVTLLGPSGCGKTTVLRSAGGFIEPNSGSIKIGGNEVLHLPPEKRPTAMVFQSYNLWPHMTVFDNLAFSLKLKKVKKQEIKEKVSWALALVRLSGAEKKYPGELSGGQQQRIALARALLLNPEVLLLDEPFSALDAKLRHELREELREIQAQQNLTMLFVTHDQEEALSISDKVVVMNHGNIEQIATPKEIYNNPASLFVAQFIGRMNFLNGQAESNLINAGTLQFPNPGHNNGDVTIAIRPEDVSVAEPFENGLEARVDKVMMLGHYVEVTIHSMLGQIKMFVDSSKIDQFRLDENIKVKFTKIQSFQNSNSAKLEDRSEVYENV; encoded by the coding sequence TTGCCTGTACAGTTATCGATTCAAAATTTAACCAAGATTTATGAGACAGGAGAAGGAGTCAAAGATATTTCCATTGATGTAGAAAAAGGACAACTGGTTACACTGCTTGGCCCGTCCGGCTGTGGGAAAACGACGGTATTGCGAAGCGCTGGCGGTTTCATTGAGCCAAACAGCGGGTCCATCAAGATTGGCGGGAATGAAGTGCTTCACTTGCCACCTGAAAAGCGGCCGACTGCGATGGTTTTTCAAAGCTACAATTTATGGCCGCATATGACAGTTTTTGATAATCTGGCTTTCAGTCTCAAGCTGAAAAAAGTCAAAAAACAGGAAATAAAAGAAAAGGTTTCATGGGCGTTAGCTCTCGTTCGATTATCAGGAGCCGAGAAAAAATATCCCGGTGAACTTTCGGGAGGACAGCAGCAACGGATTGCATTGGCTCGAGCACTTTTATTAAATCCGGAAGTTCTGCTTTTGGATGAGCCGTTTTCTGCTCTTGATGCAAAACTACGCCATGAATTAAGGGAAGAATTGCGAGAAATTCAGGCACAGCAAAACTTAACAATGCTGTTTGTTACCCATGATCAAGAAGAGGCCTTGTCCATATCAGACAAAGTAGTCGTTATGAATCATGGCAACATTGAGCAGATTGCAACTCCGAAAGAAATTTATAACAATCCGGCTTCTCTATTTGTTGCTCAGTTTATCGGCAGAATGAACTTTTTAAATGGACAAGCAGAATCAAATCTAATAAATGCCGGAACGCTTCAGTTTCCTAATCCTGGTCATAATAACGGCGACGTTACTATAGCCATTCGCCCGGAAGACGTATCCGTAGCTGAACCTTTTGAAAACGGACTGGAAGCGAGAGTAGATAAAGTGATGATGCTCGGACATTATGTAGAAGTTACAATACATAGCATGTTGGGACAAATTAAGATGTTTGTTGACAGCAGTAAAATAGACCAGTTTCGTCTTGATGAAAATATCAAGGTGAAGTTTACTAAAATCCAATCTTTTCAAAATTCAAATTCTGCAAAATTAGAAGATAGGAGTGAAGTTTATGAAAATGTTTAA
- a CDS encoding extracellular solute-binding protein, with protein MKMFKKAIAFAAMGATVLSLAACGSSESGSTNSNGDEVTKISLYSSGSQNVEMFWEKVVSDFEKENKNIDVDFVFVPSGTGGQATIDKIVAAKKSGKDSKVDLYEGQLADIVRSNEEGGLFYSLDETGIPNLKNVQEANMKGTNNIAVPYRAASVVLAYNSEKVKDVPNTADEMYQWIKDHPGRFAYNDPSTGGSGSSFVLSTIYNQLPADAMNSQDESIMKDWNKGFGILKDLAPHLYKEGVYPKKNQGTLDLLANGEVDMIPVWSDMALEQLNKKLLPESTKLKQIDPAFTGGPSYMMAPDNGDEKRKEAAQTFMNYILTKEVQQTVMDQMYGYPGIKWEHLSKEDQERFADVSGGYRIFNGGALSEELTKQWQREIPTR; from the coding sequence ATGAAAATGTTTAAAAAAGCAATAGCATTTGCGGCTATGGGAGCTACAGTACTATCTCTTGCTGCATGCGGAAGCAGCGAAAGCGGGTCAACAAATTCTAATGGTGATGAAGTTACGAAAATTTCACTGTACAGCAGCGGATCTCAAAATGTCGAGATGTTTTGGGAAAAGGTCGTTAGTGATTTTGAAAAGGAAAATAAAAATATTGATGTCGACTTTGTCTTTGTCCCATCTGGAACAGGAGGCCAGGCAACGATCGATAAGATTGTCGCTGCAAAGAAATCAGGCAAAGATTCAAAGGTCGATCTTTATGAAGGGCAATTAGCTGATATTGTTCGAAGTAATGAAGAAGGCGGTTTGTTTTATTCATTAGATGAAACAGGAATCCCGAACCTTAAGAACGTTCAAGAAGCGAATATGAAAGGAACGAATAATATAGCTGTTCCATATCGTGCTGCGTCTGTCGTACTTGCCTACAATTCGGAAAAGGTGAAGGACGTCCCAAACACAGCTGATGAAATGTATCAGTGGATAAAAGACCATCCCGGCAGGTTTGCCTACAACGACCCAAGTACTGGTGGATCAGGCAGCTCATTTGTGTTATCGACAATCTATAACCAATTGCCTGCAGACGCAATGAATTCACAAGATGAAAGCATTATGAAAGATTGGAATAAAGGTTTCGGAATATTAAAAGATTTGGCTCCTCATTTATACAAAGAAGGGGTTTATCCGAAGAAAAACCAAGGAACATTGGACTTGCTTGCAAACGGTGAAGTGGATATGATTCCCGTTTGGTCTGATATGGCGTTGGAACAGTTAAATAAAAAATTATTGCCCGAATCTACTAAATTGAAGCAAATTGATCCTGCATTTACTGGCGGACCATCCTACATGATGGCACCAGATAATGGAGATGAAAAGCGGAAAGAAGCAGCGCAAACATTTATGAATTACATTCTTACGAAAGAAGTTCAACAGACAGTTATGGATCAGATGTATGGCTACCCTGGAATTAAGTGGGAGCACTTGTCCAAAGAGGACCAAGAACGTTTTGCTGATGTCAGCGGCGGATATCGAATTTTCAACGGCGGAGCATTATCCGAAGAATTAACAAAACAATGGCAAAGAGAGATCCCTACTCGATGA
- a CDS encoding ABC transporter permease, producing MSKKWKLSMLGIGLVMPSFLTLLVLVIYPVFLSVKESFTNGEGQFSFENYIYIFTELLIVQNIRHTLFVTVISCIFVLGIGYLLAVYLRFSNSAVSKWINKLYFIPMFIPGVIAVYGFINFYRDNGWVARFVGENNLPPIIYDVKGLLMINIWFNIPFTTMLLVPALQAIPNSIIESARDSGAKKLQLFTRFILPLSYRTMLIAVTFLFMGIVGSFTAPFLIDRNAPQMLGVSMQQHFAVYNELGQSSSLAVFMFLMCSFVGFFYIRSNLSHSKKRF from the coding sequence ATGAGTAAAAAATGGAAATTGAGCATGTTAGGAATTGGGCTCGTTATGCCCTCTTTCCTAACATTGCTTGTCCTTGTAATCTATCCGGTGTTCCTTTCTGTTAAAGAGAGTTTTACAAACGGAGAAGGACAATTCAGCTTTGAAAATTATATTTATATTTTTACGGAGCTATTAATTGTTCAAAACATCCGCCATACGTTATTTGTCACGGTTATTTCATGTATTTTTGTTCTGGGTATCGGCTATTTGCTTGCTGTTTATTTGCGCTTTTCCAACAGCGCTGTTTCAAAGTGGATCAACAAACTATACTTTATTCCTATGTTTATACCGGGGGTTATTGCTGTATACGGCTTTATCAATTTTTATCGAGACAATGGCTGGGTAGCAAGATTCGTCGGAGAAAATAATTTACCTCCTATTATTTACGATGTGAAGGGATTGTTGATGATCAATATTTGGTTCAATATTCCTTTTACAACGATGCTATTAGTACCTGCGCTTCAGGCAATTCCGAATTCAATTATCGAAAGTGCAAGGGATTCCGGTGCGAAAAAACTTCAGCTATTTACGAGGTTTATTCTGCCTTTGTCTTATCGGACGATGCTCATTGCGGTGACGTTCTTATTCATGGGGATTGTAGGCAGCTTTACGGCTCCATTTTTAATTGATCGGAATGCGCCGCAGATGCTCGGTGTTTCCATGCAGCAGCATTTCGCTGTCTATAATGAACTCGGACAGTCCAGCAGCTTGGCCGTTTTTATGTTTTTAATGTGCTCATTTGTCGGATTCTTTTATATACGCAGTAACTTGAGTCATTCGAAAAAACGTTTTTAA
- a CDS encoding CehA/McbA family metallohydrolase, producing MQQTSTRILFETTSEISSNSSQSHLKHTFFVPKETTNLTVQFHFEPAQLDDNELGQKIIEESFHYYELETENAAKRTLHDFPIKNLLTLSIDDPDGFRGAHHCHKPTQRMTVNETNSSPGILNKQNSPGLWSVTVSTHAVVTEKCRFTLSVTADGPENDICRSLTIPWQHRPLMKNILENEARGTILPRKQYNHCRWVPAELHTHTYHSDGQQSVREMAEAAKQMGLEVVAITDHNTTRPLQEMEEASREFRIKMLFGLEWTTFYGHLLTIGYDKLTYTDWRTIGPLDIAKGIDQIHSCGAIAGIAHPFRLGNPIGTGCHWEFPFKSINDFDFIEVWNSTRPGSRYYNQKAFQYWTELLNHGYIITATAGRDWHKNDEKNVFPAITHVHMPADTKKETDDFQAEFLKSIKEGALSISYGYPVILEASIGSDTFSIGDIIKSENNKVSFHARTDGWEDVTNINQRTFRFRLVSNVGTLIEETGGTHELFYEMDSYELSWVRAELYAEIYDEVELIAFTNPIYFIK from the coding sequence ATGCAACAAACAAGCACGCGTATTCTATTTGAAACAACTTCAGAAATATCCAGCAATAGTTCACAGTCTCATTTGAAACATACGTTTTTCGTTCCAAAAGAGACAACAAATCTGACGGTGCAATTTCATTTTGAACCTGCCCAATTAGATGACAATGAGTTGGGGCAAAAAATCATTGAAGAGTCCTTTCATTATTATGAGTTGGAAACAGAGAATGCAGCAAAAAGAACACTACATGACTTCCCAATTAAGAACCTTTTAACACTATCTATTGATGACCCAGATGGATTCCGAGGGGCTCATCACTGCCATAAACCAACACAACGAATGACAGTGAATGAAACGAATTCTTCGCCGGGTATTCTGAACAAACAAAATTCCCCTGGTTTATGGTCGGTAACCGTTAGCACACATGCCGTCGTAACTGAAAAGTGCCGGTTTACCTTATCTGTCACAGCTGACGGACCAGAAAATGATATCTGCAGAAGCTTAACGATCCCGTGGCAGCACCGGCCATTAATGAAAAATATATTAGAGAATGAAGCGCGAGGAACGATTTTGCCAAGAAAGCAATATAATCATTGCCGTTGGGTTCCTGCCGAGCTGCATACGCATACGTATCACAGCGATGGGCAGCAGTCGGTGCGAGAAATGGCAGAAGCTGCAAAACAAATGGGCTTAGAGGTCGTGGCGATCACAGATCATAATACAACCCGCCCGTTGCAGGAGATGGAAGAAGCAAGCCGTGAATTCAGGATTAAAATGCTTTTCGGGTTAGAATGGACGACGTTTTATGGGCATTTGCTGACCATCGGATATGACAAGCTGACGTATACGGATTGGCGGACAATTGGGCCGTTGGACATTGCTAAAGGAATTGACCAAATCCATAGCTGTGGAGCCATCGCAGGGATAGCACATCCTTTCCGTCTGGGAAACCCGATCGGAACAGGATGCCATTGGGAGTTTCCGTTTAAGAGCATTAATGATTTTGATTTTATTGAAGTTTGGAACTCTACCAGACCAGGCTCCCGCTATTATAATCAAAAAGCATTTCAATATTGGACAGAATTATTGAATCACGGGTACATCATTACAGCAACTGCAGGAAGAGACTGGCATAAGAATGACGAGAAGAATGTGTTTCCGGCGATTACTCATGTTCATATGCCGGCGGATACAAAAAAAGAAACAGATGATTTTCAGGCGGAATTTTTGAAATCGATTAAAGAGGGAGCCTTATCGATCTCCTATGGATATCCAGTCATATTAGAAGCGAGTATAGGCTCTGATACTTTTTCGATTGGTGACATTATTAAATCAGAAAATAACAAAGTTTCCTTCCATGCCCGCACGGACGGATGGGAAGACGTTACAAATATAAATCAACGAACTTTTCGTTTTCGATTAGTTTCAAATGTTGGTACATTAATAGAAGAAACCGGTGGAACACATGAGCTGTTTTATGAAATGGACAGTTATGAATTAAGCTGGGTAAGAGCTGAATTATACGCTGAAATATATGACGAAGTTGAATTGATTGCTTTTACAAATCCGATTTATTTTATCAAGTAA